A portion of the Malania oleifera isolate guangnan ecotype guangnan chromosome 3, ASM2987363v1, whole genome shotgun sequence genome contains these proteins:
- the LOC131150580 gene encoding receptor-like protein EIX1, translating to MRYSAAVLGIVFTLISWDGVNSNATHCKAEEREALLHFKQYLTDPSNRLSSWVGEDCCRWTGVRCHNTTGHVIHLNLSNPFPLDDDDDYDYQSLVAATDEGSSLGGKISGSLLQLKHLQHLDLSNNHFQGLQIPQFFGSLTNLAYLNLSSAGFVGPIPPQLGNLSSLLSLDSCWNSGLYVTDDVRWISHLSSIEFLDMSSVNLSRASNNWLQAMNILPSLSTLLLSDCSLSHNLPLSHVNFSSLVALDLSYNSFMNSSTFAWLSSLTSLVSLNLRGAYFTEGSIPIYLQNMSSTLRFMDLSYCNLNSTTPNWFSGLSSIASLDLSENQIPGLLPAPLRNLTTLRFLNLASNQFNFAIPEWLYEMTDLQSLDLSSNHFQGSISGAIGNLTSLTKLDLSSNHFQGSISGAIGNLKSLTKLRLSGNDFEGRIPTSLGNLFNLRVLDLAGNQLSGDISEIFGDYSFDSCAKETLESGQLPKHFGEFKSLSVLDISQNSISGPLPVSIGKLSSLRSLQIYSNLFNGSIPETLGSLSKLESVDISNNSLEGTISEVHFANLARLTVFRADSNPLAFKISPNWIPPFQLRKISLSSCHMGPQLFPSWLQTKRELEYLNLINASILGEIPTGFSNMSQLSYVDLSQNQIHGPLPPMPAKLSYLDLSNNYLNGSLVPFLCNKMVDKEANLLSLDLSKNFLSGEIPNCWMNWKNLLVLRLEKNNLAGKIPSSMGSLTWLGSLHLSKNKLYGNLSTTLPSFHYLQVLDLSENKFSGRIPLLIGESLPLLRVLILHTNKLSGSISIQLCQLYSLQILDLAQNNLSGAIPTCFGNYSAMINKTKNLKYFLYNDTGYFDKAMVVIKQYMYEFSTSLPQLTSIDISCNNLYGEIPVELTHLKGLLSLNLSMNKLQGKIPDKIGNMTSLESIDLSMNKLSGIIPQSMSSLTFLEYLNLSYNNLSGRIPLSTQIQGFPPLSFIGNHELCGLPLVDECTKTETPLVRKPSWHNERDGWIDMRWFYSGMPFGFVVGFWAVLGPLMLNKVWRLAYFQFLDDLKYKLFGGFRFV from the coding sequence ATGAGATACTCAGCTGCAGTTTTGGGGATTGTTTTTACATTGATTTCTTGGGATGGAGTAAATTCAAATGCCACCCATTGTAAGGCAGAGGAGAGAGAAGCCCTTCTGCACTTTAAGCAATATCTCACCGATCCTTCCAACCGCCTCTCTTCTTGGGTTGGTGAAGATTGCTGCAGGTGGACAGGAGTTCGCTGCCACAACACCACTGGCCATGTCATCCATCTCAACCTCTCCAATCCATTCCCtcttgatgatgatgatgattatgattATCAGTCATTGGTTGCTGCGACTGATGAGGGGTCCAGTTTGGGTGGGAAAATAAGCGGCTCTTTGCTGCAATTGAAACATCTTCAGCATCTGGACTTGAGTAACAATCATTTTCAGGGACTTCAGATTCCACAGTTCTTTGGTTCCCTCACCAATCTCGCTTATCTTAACCTTTCTTCTGCGGGATTTGTGGGCCCCATTCCTCCTCAACTTGGGAATCTTTCAAGCTTGCTCTCTCTTGATAGTTGCTGGAATTCTGGTTTGTACGTTACAGACGACGTAAGATGGATTTCTCATCTCTCCTCAATTGAATTCCTCGACATGAGCTCTGTCAATCTCAGCCGGGCATCTAATAATTGGCTTCAGGCAATGAACATCCTCCCTTCCTTATCCACGTTGCTCTTGAGTGATTGTTCCCTCAGCCATAATCTTCCTCTTTCTCATGTCAATTTTTCTTCCCTTGTCGCTCTTGATCTCTCCTATAACTCTTTCATGAATTCTTCCACATTTGCTTGGCTCTCCAGTCTCACTTCTCTTGTTTCACTCAATCTGCGTGGCGCCTATTTTACAGAGGGTTCAATTCCAATATATCTTCAGAACATGTCCTCTACTCTTCGATTCATGGACCTTTCATATTGCAATTTGAACTCTACCACACCCAACTGGTTTTCTGGTCTCTCTTCTATTGCTTCCCTTGATCTGAGTGAAAACCAAATTCCTGGTTTGCTTCCCGCCCCTCTACGGAACCTCACTACTCTTCGGTTCCTTAATCTTGCTAGTAACCAATTCAACTTTGCAATACCAGAGTGGTTGTATGAGATGACCGACCTCCAGAGTCTCGATCTTTCTTCCAATCATTTTCAAGGATCAATTTCTGGTGCTATTGGCAACCTGACATCACTCACAAAACTCGATCTTTCTTCCAATCATTTTCAAGGATCAATTTCTGGTGCTATTGGCAACCTGAAATCACTCACAAAACTCCGGTTATCTGGCAATGACTTTGAAGGACGGATTCCGACATCCTTGGGAAACCTCTTCAATTTGAGAGTTTTAGATTTGGCAGGGAACCAACTCAGTGGAGATATTTCTGAAATTTTTGGAGATTATTCATTTGATTCGTGCGCCAAGGAAACACTGGAGTCAGGCCAATTGCCCAAGCATTTCGGAGAATTTAAAAGTTTGTCCGTGCTTGATATTTCCCAAAACTCCATTTCAGGGCCACTTCCTGTGTCTATAGGGAAATTATCATCCTTGAGGAGCTTACAAATTTATTCCAATCTTTTCAATGGGAGTATTCCAGAAACTCTTGGGAGTCTCTCTAAATTAGAAAGTGTGGACATCTCTAACAATTCCTTGGAAGGCACTATTTCAGAAGTTCACTTCGCAAATCTGGCAAGACTGACTGTTTTCCGTGCTGATTCAAACCCATTGGCCTTCAAAATAAGCCCCAATTGGATTCCTCCATTTCAACTAAGAAAAATTTCACTGAGCTCATGTCATATGGGACCTCAATTATTTCCTTCATGGCTTCAAACAAAGAGGGAATTGGAATATTTAAACCTCATAAATGCTTCAATATTAGGTGAAATCCCAACTGGCTTTTCCAATATGTCTCAACTTTCCTATGTGGATCTATCTCAAAACCAGATCCATGGCCCGTTGCCTCCTATGCCTGCTAAACTCAGCTATTTAGATCTTTCAAATAATTACTTGAATGGATCTCTTGTTCCCTTCTTGTGCAATAAAATGGTAGATAAGGAAGCTAATTTATTATCGTTGGATCTATCAAAAAATTTTTTGTCTGGAGAAATTCCTAATTGTTGGATGAATTGGAAAAATTTATTGGTATTACGATTGGAGAAAAATAATTTGGCAGGAAAAATACCAAGTTCCATGGGTTCTCTAACTTGGCTTGGATCACTACACTTGAGCAAGAACAAGCTCTATGGAAACTTGTCTACGACATTGCCAAGTTTTCATTATTTACAAGTTTTGGATCTTAGTGAAAATAAGTTTTCTGGAAGAATACCGTTATTGATAGGAGAAAGCCTACCCCTTCTTCGAGTCCTTATTCTTCACACAAATAAGTTGAGTGGCAGTATTTCCATCCAGCTCTGTCAACTCTATTCTCTTCAAATCTTGGACCTTGCACAAAACAATCTCTCTGGAGCCATTCCAACATGCTTTGGTAATTACAGCGCAATGattaacaaaacaaaaaatttgaaatacTTTTTGTACAATGATACAGGATACTTTGATAAAGCAATGGTTGTGATAAAGCAATATATGTATGAATTCAGCACTTCTCTCCCTCAATTAACAAGCATTGACATTTCATGCAACAACTTGTATGGAGAGATCCCTGTAGAATTGACCCATCTTAAAGGTTTGTTATCCCTAAACCTATCCATGAACAAACTTCAAGGAAAGATCCCAGATAAAATTGGCAACATGACATCACTGGAGTCTATTGATTTATCAATGAATAAACTTTCAGGCATAATTCCTCAAAGTATGTCAAGTTTGACATTCTTGGAATATTTAAATTTGTCATACAATAACTTATCGGGCAGAATTCCTTTAAGTACCCAGATCCAAGGCTTCCCTCCGCTCAGTTTCATTGGCAACCATGAGCTCTGTGGTCTACCATTGGTAGATGAATGCACAAAAACTGAAACACCTCTAGTTCGAAAACCAAGTTGGCACAATGAAAGAGATGGATGGATTGATATGAGGTGGTTCTATTCGGGCATGCCATTTGGATTTGTTGTGGGTTTTTGGGCTGTTTTGGGTCCTTTAATGTTGAACAAGGTTTGGAGATTGGCCTATTTTCAATTCTTAGATGACTTGAAATACAAGTTGTTTGGTGGGTTTAGATTTGTTTaa